Genomic window (Kwoniella dendrophila CBS 6074 chromosome 1, complete sequence):
CTTCATCAGTgagtaaattcaaatttgagGTCgtttgatgaatttgagCTCGACGTAGCGTTTTTGGTCTGCTAAAACCGTTGTAACGGTTACCGCCACGATCGAAAATTCTCTTGCGCCCTCTTGCCACGTTACGCTCTTTTGCTTACCTTGTGTATTCTGTTCTATATCAATAGTTGATCCAGAGAAGAAAGTCAGATTAACATTAGCATACCCAGCATCAACCGGGCGAAACTTCCCTGAGATCCTCAGAGTTATCGATTCTTTACAATTAGGCGACAAACACAAAATCACAACTCCAGCAAACTGgcaaaaaggtgatgatgttatCGTACATCCTTCAgttcaaggtgaaaaagttaaGGAGTTATTCGGTGACGATGTCAGAACTGTCTACGTGAGTATAATTTCGCTACTTCatttatttcttcttgaaaatGCGAAGTGTCAATACCCCTCCCTCCCTCATTCCCACTTTTTATTACCCAGGATGAATGAGACAActgatatactgtataatcaatatatatagcCTTACCTTAGATTCACCtctgatccatcaaaaaAACAAACTGCTTAAGCAGGTACATTCACTCAGGGCAAGTAATGACTCTGTGAGATGTGATAGGGAAATAGATGAAGTGCTCTTGTATGGTAGAAGAAAACGTAATAAACAAAAAGTTGTCCTATATatttaaagaaaaagattgtATACATTTCAAAGTTGTTAAATAAATTGAATGTATGCGTTATCATCTCTACAGGAAAGAACTGTTGTCGCAGGCAATGTAAAATACTGCTTCACATACTGATGAACGGCTGAgttgattatatatacatacatgaaATCATGAGGAACTGAATAAAAGCCCGAAATCTTGAAATCTATGGCTTAGAGAGAAGCCTATTGCCTAATCTTACATTTGACCCTTCGCCTATCGCGTCGACTAACACCAAACGACTTCGCCTTCGTTTCCCATAAATCACTCTATTCTCCTCCATAGTCAATATAGTCTGGGCTTTCAGCAGCAACGTATTCCCTGCAACCCAAAAAGCACGGATTAGCATTGTCCAGAGCAAAATCTGTGAACAATCCACTCACTCCTGTAACTCAGCTACTACTCTTctagcatcatcaaattcgtCTAAACCGTTGGCgaaaatttcttcttttttatatTGTTCCAAGAATGCATTTCGTTTTCTTAGCATATCATATTGATGTATCATACGTTTGAACAGCTGTAGGAGTCGATGGATAATGTATGTCAGTATCAGTTCATACCAATTTAAATTCAAACTTACCGAATTTATACTAGTATGATTGGCCATCATGACACCACTAACTCGATTCGAAGCACCAGCTGGACCACCTCTTTTTCTAGTCAAAGCAACTTGTATACTAGCAGGTCCCCATGGAATGAAATTTGCTAATTGtctttctctaattctcAACAACGATTTATGTACATCAGTTGGATCTACATCACCTGATATAATGTTCAAACATGATATATATGCAGATGATTTTGTAGATATTGTAGATACCATTCGATTTTTAGGTTGTAATAACCTTCTCATCACATCAAGTGTCGTCGTCTTTCTCGTTGCCTTGGCCTGATAAGCGAAAACAGGTATCCAGTAATTAGCAAAAGAACTGCTTTTGTAACGGGGTTTTAGCTTACATGGTCTATTTCATCACCTGTAAATGGTGTATATGAGGTCATCAAGAAATGACATCTAGGGGTAGGTATCAAACTCGATATTATTCCCACCAGATCGTTGTTCATATATGAAGGATATCGAAGAGTCGTTGTTGATGCAGCCATTACTGTTGAGACCTACAAATATAGTCGAGGGTAAGGTGTCAGCGCCTGTCAAATCTGAATCGCTACAACCAGTATAACTCCCAAGGCCAACTTACCAGCTGATTAGTCTGTACAAAACTAGGATCCTGTACATGTAATCTATCCGCCGCTATTCTAGTCAAAGCAGCATTATCTAAAACCACCACACTATCCGCATTATTGACTAATCGTTTCATTGCTAATAACGAATTATAAGGTTGTACCACAACATCAGAAGATTCAGGAAATACAGAATATGTTTGGATTAATTTCTTTGGGAATCGATCTGAGAGTCTTTCCAGTAGATAAGATCCTAAACCTGATCCTGTTCCACCTGCTATCGAATGCAGAAGCATGAATCCCTAGTATAGCTCAGCATTAGCACGACTTACAGAAAACAATACTTGTAGAAAGAGACATGGATAGGGTGAACAATGGGTGCTTACCTCTAAACTATCACTACCATCCGCTTCTCTATCTATCATttctatcaaatcatcatataacCTTTCTCCTGCACTATAACCTTGAGCCCAATTATTTCCTGCTCCACCTCCATCTTTCGATACGTATATGTTCTCTGGATTATACAGACCTTTGAATGGTGAAGAGAGTATATTATTTATAACCTAGACGAAACGTTATGAAAATTATGTCAGCTCAAATAAGCTTGACTGTGCATCGTCAAACTTACCCTAGGTTCCAGGTCTATCAATATAGCTCTAGGTATATAATGTTCATCATCCGCCTGATAGAAGAATACATCCTTTCTATCACCTTGACTACCATCTGCAGCCCATTCCTCAAGATTACCTTGAGGCGTTATACCATGTTCGGCACAGAGCTTTTGCCAGAACTAGAATAAAGGACCCCATCAATCATCAGCATATGAGCTATGAAGATACTTTTAACTGATTGACAAGACCATGATAGGTATAGCAATGCAGATCTGCTGGGCGATCAATCATGTACTCACTTGAGCACCGACTAAGAATAGGTTGAATATCAAGTGTAAATTAGCAATACTCTGACCCATCAACGGATATACCATGACATACTTTGATTACCAGCTTGACCAGCCTAAGTCAATATAATTATTAGCATGAGTTATGAGTTGATCCGAATTAGCTCACCTGCAACGATATAATCTCTCTACCCATATCTTTCTATATTCTTATCTTTTCGCCAAAGAATACCGCGAGGTGTTGGAAAGGAAAGGAGAGGTATGACTTTTGAGTGCAGTGAGAACGTTGCTCGCCAAGGTCGATGTCACTTGGAAATCACTAATGCTCGTGTATCTTGTAGTATCCTTATATCACCATTCAAGTGAGAATAGCGAAGTAAGATCATATATTCAACCTATATTGACAACATTGCTCTTTAGATATGTTTACAAGGACATTTAACCCATCTCCTTAAACAACCGCGACGCGCTTTCTGCTTTTGACGCGTAAGTCAGGGTTTACAAAATGTTGTAATTCTTTTCAAGGCTGGAttagcggaatcaaataaGCTGTATGCACAATCGTAATTCCTTGACAACCATCAGCTGAACTTTGTGTTTTTGACGTTGGGTTGCCTGTGAGTCATGTTGATAGATACAATATCATTCTGCTTTCTCTCCAATACTCACAGTAGCTCAAACTTGAGTATATCACACTTTACTAATGCACTACATACAATCATTCTTGCATAGACATCAACACGCAAACAGCTTGGTGAACCCCCACTTCCAGCTCAGTACTGAACTTTGATCGAAAAAGCAGAACGAAGAGTTGAAACCTCCTTTCCCGCATTGATCGCTAATGGTGTGTCAACGCTGAAGTATACCGGTCAAACCCTGCAAGACACAAGGTGCAAATTTTAACTGGAACGCCAAAGTAGTTTATGCCTGAAGTCCGCTTGACCGTCAGGTTATCGTGTTCAGGCCATATGCCCAGCTCTAAATCAGTCGTCTTCTGGGATAACAAGTCTAGATGCGAAGCAGTACATCATCCACCATGTCGCAGGGAGGTCGAACGCCAAGTATGATTCCCGGTAGGAAAGGACATCATGTCTGTGTGTCTGTGTGTCTGTGTGAATATCAGATGTTGACAATTAGTGGGGAAGTATCAATGCGTTGGGTGGTAACTGCACGATCAATATTATGCTGTGCAATGTCCAATATCAACAAGCTAATCATGTCAAAACAACCTTCTTAGCGATATATCTGGTATCTCACCCTCATTTACAATCCATTAATAGTATTACAGCTATGTCTTCATTAGCTAGATTCGGGGAACAGAACTTGCGACTACGGATCCGACGTCCAACAACGATAATTCTGGCTTTGTTTTCGATAATAATATTAGCGAATATTGGCTACACCTTATATCCATATTCACAAGTCCCGTCGCATCATCGGTACAATGCAATATTTGAAAAGACACCTACATGGACTCATCCATTATGGCAAAAGATAATGTATAGCCCGGCGGGTCTGATAGAAGCACCTCCAATTATTGAAGGATTACGGAATGCACCTTGGGCCGGATCATGGGAATTACCCAGACTATCTGTACCAAAATCATCGAAAAATACAACTACTACACCAGCATTAGCTATGATACATATATTTTCTATGCCAAATAAGAAATCACGTCAACGTAGGAACCTGATCAGAAAGCTAAATTTGCTAGAAGCTATACCTGATGAATATAAACATTTAGTGGAAATCAAATTCGTACTAGGTTATGATCAGTCCATCAAAGAATATGAGGAAGGATACAAAACGATattagaagaggaagaggagatACAAAGCGAATCCGACAGATATCGAGATTTAATCAGATTAAGGGAATTGGAGGATGGGGAAAATATGAACAAAGGGAAATCATGGGAGTGGTTGCGATACGTCGGTCGGGAAGGTGGTAGACGGGGTTGGTGGGTTTTGTAAGTAACATTCTCCGTTGAGATACTACTGCGGTGTCAGCCATGAGCTGACAGACTGAAACCTTTTGTATGTGGCTTAGAAAgtgtgatgatgatgtgagttaAGCATTGATTTTCCTTCATATGTTACCTTCGTGTGTATTTGAGCAGCTGATATCGAAGATCGTCGCATAGACCTTACCCCTCCTTCCGAATCTGCTTCCCTTCTTGACTTCACTTGACCCTTCAATACCAACCTATCTTGGTTCCGCACTAGGTAGATGGCCGGGTCACCATTACTATTTTGAGGGTATGATGTATGGCTTCTCCTGGGGTGTAGTAAGTCCCGAGTTATACCGCAAACATGTTTTTCAAAACCTTAAGCTTATTAGTATAACacttgatttaggtgaaaacTATGGCTGTAGCGGATGTACCACGGGAGATTAGGAACGAAGACTGGGACGAAGACGGTAGAATTGGTGAGGCTATGGTATGTCTTTGTTAAGCATATTGTCATGGCTATGTTTggtattgatatatcaatgcAAGAACAGTTTTCACTTCCACTATCACCCAATATTATTCCCAATTCGACATATTGCTCATCTTTTCCCGACTACGATCCGATATTATCAATCCCACCAGCAAACCCGGATCCATGTACAGGACTTGTCAGGATAGATTTAGCATCAAGAATAGGTATGTGGAGAGAATGGTTGATTGATGACGAGAAAACAGCTGTGGCCTGGCATGGTCTAAAACGTGATCACGTAAGTCAAGATGAATCATCACAATTCTGCATATAGTAAGTTATAACTATGTTCATACTGCTGATCGTTAGTACTCAGGATTATATCTCAGCTTACGCTCAAGCAAGGGACGGATTTACCAATCGGAACGGAAATTACAAGTGGGAGGTTCCTCCAGTATTCGAGCCACTTTCTGGCTGAAACACCAATGCTTCTACCCAGCTGTGacatatacagtataatgGTTACCACTTTAAAGACAAGTTGAAAAAAATCGCTATACAGTATGTCAAGGTCTTGCACATCACTACGTTATTCCAACGCAGCACAGTAGGAAGACAAAGGCTCTATAGCTTCGCAGAACCGCTCAAACAGTATTCAAATCCTTAGGGCAGAAAGAATCACAAATTCTTATCGTCATGCTACAAACAAAAGACATGCAGTATCAAAGGATGATCGAGACTTGTTGTGAGACAAACCTTTTCCCATCCCTCTTTTCATATACAGCCTAATACTATTTGAGATTCTGAGCGAAAGGAAAATTGCGGTGTTGTCGTTACGTCATCACCAGAAGACATGTAGTATCAAAGGATATTTAGGACTTCTTACTTGACAAACCTTTCTCATCCCTCTTTTGATTTACAGCATGGTACGAATTTCAGGCCCATGCTGTTTCTACGGTGTAAAGTTTGTCAGTCTGCCTTATGGCATATAGACGACTTTTCATTTcgatttttttgtttttggtcAACATTCTTTCCGTAATCTCCTCCACCCTTTTCCCCATTTCATACTAAGCTTTTTCTAAACCTATTTCAACGTAGGCCGACTGGGAATTGCAATTATATTAATCAACGAACCTAAATTCATTTCAACCATGAACACAAACAACAATTCTGAAATGTCTACCTCGGTGGCGAGCTTAAAAAAACCGACTGTTCTTTTTCACATATATCGTAAAGATGGTAACGAATTGACATCTGTTGATCCTTCAGAAAGCACTTTAGATTTCGGATCGGATGGTACGGAGCGATTACTGAAGACCACAGATTTCCAAGTGGGAGCTTTGGCCAGAGTGACGTGGGGTGATTCTTTGACTGGCGCTGACATGGAAGAACCAGATTTGGAAAAAGCGAATGAATATGCCAAGTGGGTTCTTGCTGAATTACCAGATACAATTACCCCACAGGAATTGCCAGAACTCATCGAAGAGAAATTTTCGAAAGGTGAACCGGTGGCTAGAAGTCTATTGGATTACAGAAAGTATTCATTTGCAAAGATACAATCAATGTTGAACGATGAAGTGACTAAATTGGAACCAGAAAAATCTCTTGTGGCAGCCATTGGTAAACAATTTGATGTCGAATTCACTGACAATGCTAGACATTTTATCAATGCTGAGCCTGTTCTAGCAAATAATGATTCTCAATATACGCTTTTAAATGACCAAATGGTTAAATCTAATATTCAAACTAGGGAAATTAAGCAAACCTGGGGAGATCACTTCGTTCGAAAAGTTCAAGACGATTTTGGATTGGAAGGTGGTTATTATAAAGTCATTACAGTAGCTCATGATCCTACAACCAAGGCACAACCGACACTTTTGCTTTGCCCCTATTTAGAGAGATTTACCGAATTGGAATCCGTTGATCTCTCTGCTTACGAAGCCCAACAATCTGactcttcctcctcctcagGTCCCCGAAAACGTTTGAAGAGTTATTATCCCTCAACTACAGGCATAACACTAGGTCCAAATGAAAGGTTCCTACAATTGTCAGAGCATGAGATCAAAATGTTATCGAGACTCGAGTATGAAGGCGTTGACAAGGGAGAAATAAATAGAGCCCAGCATAAAGACGCTAGGCTCATGGCATTTTTGATTGAGCACGAGATCGATAAAACGGATGCAGACCTTCTGTCATTTAATAACGTTCGGGATGCTTTTAAAGCTGGTTCACGAGTTGATAGATCTTTGATTGAACATAGGACAAGGTTATTAGAGTCTTAAGAGAAATCATAGAAATCATGGCGGCAGCGAAGATACGGGAAGAAAAAATTAAGTGTCACATCGAAAATAAGATCAAAACGAGATGCACTTTCGATTCCCAAGATTTCCTTTATCGACGGACGCGTTTTAAAGATATTAGCCTGTTGAAGAGAACTATAAAAACCAAAAACGAGCTTTTTGAGGCATCGAATAAGAAGGCTAAAGAAGAGTGGAGTGACTGGTTTGTGCAGGAAGTGATAGGTGACTATGAAGGTTATCAATTTATTCGAGTCAAACAAAAAAGTCCTTCCGaagagaattagataaaggtgGGTTCGATGCTACAGTCAATCCCATCTCGATATGTTTATAAAACGTAGTATGTCAGCCTAAATATATACAGTGAGGCCCAATTGTTCAATGAATTACATGTCAGCGGGTCGAGAACGAGCTCCCTCTATACGCGATTTTCAGCCGACTGTAAGCCTCTTTCAAAGAATACTTCGAAGTGATGAATTTTGTGGCATCAATCTGTAAGTAATCATGGTATTACCCTGTTCCACGGCCCAGTCAGTATTCATTATTCATTAGTTTATCTATACATCCATGATTATTTATTGAACTTTGTTTCATCGGAGATGAGTCGAAAGTCTTCTATTCTTTCGATATACTGTACTTGTTTTTCATTACAGCCGCGCTTCCCGTACACTGTCGAACCTTGACTTGAAGCTCAATTGTCTCATATCTTTTCTGTACATATTTCACTTATCCTTCTTACTGACAATGGTATTTAGTCTGAAATCGCTCTTGCGTATTATACCAGGATGATCTTGCTTGAAGCAATGGGAGTTAGGTTACGGTTTTGCCACATTGAGCTTGGCTGTGTAGAGCTGAAGGTCAGGTTTGTGTCGTATATACAAATTCATCGTAATTTTCATAATCGGAAACGTCAAGTATAAGATATAGAATATAATTCATCTGTGAATGAAGATATAGTGTATAATTACTAAAGGAGAAAAACGAAATGAGAAAAAAAGTAAccaaatggaaaaagaataCTCATGTATACAGTATTTTCGAGTATAAGTGgttgagaagaaaagagaaaaaatgtccaaaatatcatatatgaaGATAGAAAAAATTGGAATATAAAACGaaaaatacatatacaaGGTTCATATCATGCGACAATAATTACCGTGTTTTACTTGGAGCACCTAAAGGCATTGATATAGGCCTGCCATTTCCACTACTACCAGCAGCACCAGATTGTGAAGCTTgtcttctagcttcttttgctaaactagttgatgaaggtgttcTTTTTGCTGCACGTTCTCTTTGTCTTGTAGCTAGTAATTCTGCCCATAGTGGATTAGAaggtattttacctattAATCCTTCTAAAGTTTGCATCCTGAATGATTGCGTAAAACAAAATATCAGAACATACCCAATAATCATTTAGTGTGTAATGCGAGTTGTGAGGAAGGCGACTTTACTTACCAAAGttctttagatttatcattatcagcagCAAAACTaataccatcaccatcattaaattcaatcaTGAAACTTCTTGGTCTTATacttaaaccaccttcatcagatgATCTAGGTCTCATTgtcatttttgattttggtgtacCATCTTGTGAAGCGTTCAAATCAACTACTGAAGTAGCTTGACGTAAATCAATCTTGGTAACTTCCTTCTTGGTAACTTCGTTGATTGCTACAAGGTTTCCTCCGATAAGTTTGAATAAACGTCGTTTTGGCATCTAAAGTTAAAACACAATGATATTAACTTGATGTTGAGTACATCACATAGATACGCATAAACGCCACTTACAGTAcaatcaccaccttcttgAGTCAAAACACCCTCATGATACTCATGTTCATGCCAAGCATGATGTCTCATACCTCTTAGAGCTTCATCTATACATTGAGGTAATTCATCACTTTTTATTcctggtataggtggtaatcTAAATATTTGTAAAGTAATTTTTGCTAATTGTTTCCTTTGACCATTGGACGAACCATTTGAgccatttgatgaagttgacaTTGGAGTTTGAGGGACAGCTTGAACTTCTCTTGATCTATCAGGTTCACCTTTAAACATCGCGAACATTGGGTATCTAATTTCTAATACTCTAGATTCACAATTTTTAGCTATTGGCTTAAATGCTATATGTGTTTTAGCAATGGTTGAACCGGATGATGAAGACAGATATTTAACAATATTATCGACTTTGGAAGAAGCTGCGGCAGGTATAGGCTGggctgaaggtaaaggtgtgGTGGATCTCGGATCTTTCGattgttttggttttctgGGTGATGCAAATAATGATCTAAATCCACCAGATTTGTGTGTAGATTCTTGTACAGGTGTCTGAGGTCGTCTGACTACTGGCATAGGAGCAGGAATTTCAGGTTTCTGATGTAGCATTTTGAGAATATGAGGATCTCGTCGGATATCAAGACTTAAGGAGAACTCGAAATTTGGATGCTCGACCCTGCAAAATAAGAAATCAGTTGACTGTAGAAAACAATTTCGAAGCAACAACTCACAGAGAAAACTCTTGGTTGACCCTtgcaccttcagctaaaacagaGTATGGCGTTCTGATATAATCGATACCATTATCCAGTGTAATGCAGAAGTAGGTAGCTTgatcaggtataggtatCTGCAGGCCTTCAATACCTAAGACTTTGACAAAGATAGTACCGGAAGCTTTACCAGATGTTGATTCTCTGGCTCGCATTGCTCGTATCTCAGCGGCGTGCTCATTCTGAAACAAGCGTTGTTAGCAAGGCTTCCAATCTCGATTGATATACAGGTAACTTACCATATCAGAAGGTCTTCT
Coding sequences:
- a CDS encoding tubulin gamma chain, with amino-acid sequence MGREIISLQAGQAGNQIGAQFWQKLCAEHGITPQGNLEEWAADGSQGDRKDVFFYQADDEHYIPRAILIDLEPRVINNILSSPFKGLYNPENIYVSKDGGGAGNNWAQGYSAGERLYDDLIEMIDREADGSDSLEGFMLLHSIAGGTGSGLGSYLLERLSDRFPKKLIQTYSVFPESSDVVVQPYNSLLAMKRLVNNADSVVVLDNAALTRIAADRLHVQDPSFVQTNQLVSTVMAASTTTLRYPSYMNNDLVGIISSLIPTPRCHFLMTSYTPFTGDEIDHAKATRKTTTLDVMRRLLQPKNRMVSTISTKSSAYISCLNIISGDVDPTDVHKSLLRIRERQLANFIPWGPASIQVALTRKRGGPAGASNRVSGVMMANHTSINSLFKRMIHQYDMLRKRNAFLEQYKKEEIFANGLDEFDDARRVVAELQEEYVAAESPDYIDYGGE